A genomic segment from Solenopsis invicta isolate M01_SB chromosome 5, UNIL_Sinv_3.0, whole genome shotgun sequence encodes:
- the LOC105201920 gene encoding uncharacterized protein LOC105201920 codes for MDDILAGGDSLDEARDVQKQLSALLRAGGFALSKWAFNWRDLCPHSDQEERLFSTEEAVGALDVIWNRQKDTFALRVSPLGDSRSEVLLAMTKQRALSEVAKLFDLLDGRHRSSCLQKFFFRIFG; via the coding sequence ATGGATGACATTCTTGCAGGAGGTGATTCTCTCGATGAGGCCAGGGATGTCCAGAAGCAACTGAGTGCGCTCTTGCGCGCAGGGGGATTCGCCTTGAGCAAGTGGGCCTTCAATTGGAGGGATCTATGCCCTCACTCGGATCAAGAGGAGAGACTTTTTTCTACTGAGGAGGCGGTGGGCGCCCTAGACGTCATCTGGAACCGTCAGAAGGACACTTTCGCTTTGAGAGTGTCCCCGCTTGGGGACTCACGCTCTGAGGTACTATTGGCTATGACCAAGCAAAGAGCACTTTCGGAAGTGGCCAAGCTCTTTGACCTCTTAGATGGGCGGCATCGGTCCTCGTGTTTGCAAAAGTTTTTCTTCAGGATTTTTGGCTGA